A stretch of Plasmodium knowlesi strain H genome assembly, chromosome: 1 DNA encodes these proteins:
- a CDS encoding serine/threonine protein kinase, FIKK family, with protein sequence MIESTGKVEYSKSKTIPCDGINDDDEEEASKYLPVKYEKTLDLENANQTSNAVDDMEKKCQADEMSNSAKEAKSKEIKCVNSGKEGNKVNVSKCEKVQTEVEFSKTDTLDGVTMDTTSEGGIPLSLITKVGVKKAYLGNSPEFSNQAGKGGLPESGDHMEEDGDNMCMVRMDTELSSNGNMYNRNVVSTKYYETMGGSGTGSSGKSRDNAESVYPKEFSSIERKEGEESCSPYGMDAGGMKNNVERASLGALSVGTFATDCSNISKEEKEIFAKMIDDQTKKNIINGGNRNGAKDSEPFCMGTGNFSIPSKDNAYYTNAYVHGKNDNSSEVVPYNHADSVVCEKEGVPTNPYSHGKDNQMEVTNYCIGGTVANGGGNLHDGDGKERLANYPDMLMGNKWSDNVRGNGFHGGGHDIQDEDKCSTEDVIYMGMETSGSRGNQYERDSTDCLYGKKDDLKAIAYHQDIFNDIENMNDSTTECSSSVKDIPQFVANHSGVYSNRVIDKEGIVITSGHFSSYTDANNLEFKNSPSTKSFHLEKEKQLIYDNRGNIPVVSNGPNYVEEEGEKNVFSELVGGEPNKGGMGVYLAGGYNNEALIPPGRNNNLLEKKCVMSEKKVQGGPISMEGSTPVGDMTSSTNGKGGSRNYNASNRDSVHGEGHIPNEALYKKKNETTLIKGQLPDYSRNEKNDESLEEYFKSTIPENILRNIKYENPVSTFNDIVSNNTHYDLTSELRKSNPTNTYYGSGRSGDMGGNKNGETMNNSGAAVASMGIRSRGAVAEGAAVAGVPAIGGRDAYHVQADKGVDTREDSQMARRQNNGSYNYMGNNNYHGSGYNGNGYNGNSYNGNSYNGNGYNGNGYNGMVNRSTRVCNEPESNYASGKRYYMLPPKKCDSVKDQKNQMLMISKQKIKKIWNKFKSGASKDQNLIPTFENEQNLFPNMDVLHASKMQGQGLSQMGSQMGTQIGGTQMNAQINAHGTPQMQAQLGVGIHPQVASPLHTQLAGHVHSDFYGVSGGFQTCNQGGGGVIGVGGGSLMSPFKECISKPIRRGSNVIEKQIKSKCIYNWKLAQKSLLKMLHSAHNYYFNGVQYADWQLTSIPTLGFSKSSNRVQQMYKAVIPSKDGSGKNEVKLFLKKIPIYIWIKQYNLMNEYDGEYVTDGENFVMEATSLAFLNEYHPGITPKLHRILYEPDGKEPSEYNIPPKSMFNSLALFNDILTERLKCNISGNIVIVSEFFSEDILDFIDRRQKKLNMKISNNEKSYILYQCLKLLIRLHDAGLSHLDLTPENILISESYEMRLCDLSKSTPIYTYNLRHVKDVNRLYLFESCEPTIAKGAYMPPECWKIYWKYDTMKIKNPLRDLKNITDQEKRKQFYFDVSSADKFMLGVFFFWIWTNGNLWKCSDPLQDEDFFYFVKCDMNFDKFELTRKWPSDLKNIIKQLLHAEHRKKLNLKDLSMHPWWSCKLQ encoded by the exons ATGATTGAGTCCACGGGAAAGGTTGAGTATAGCAAGTCGAAGACGATTCCCTGTGATGGCatcaatgatgatgatgaggaggaggctAGTAAGTACCTTCCCGTGAAGTATGAAAAAACGCTAGACTTGGAAAATGCGAATCAGACCAGTAACGCGGTGGATGATATGGAGAAGAAGTGTCAAGCCGATGAAATGAGCAACTCCGCAAAGGAGGCCAAATCGAAGGAAATAAAGTGTGTGAACagtgggaaggaaggaaataaggtGAATGTGTCGAAGTGCGAGAAGGTGCAGACTGAGGTAGAGTTCTCCAAGACAGACACCCTTGATGGCGTCACCATGGATACAACCAGTGAAGGAGGCATCCCTCTTTCTCTGATTACCAAAGTAGGTGTGAAAAAGGCGTACCTTGGAAATTCCCCTGAATTTTCGAACCAAGCGGGAAAAGGAGGACTTCCGGAAAGTGGGGACCACATGGAGGAAGATGGAGACAACATGTGCATGGTTAGGATGGATACTGAGCTTTCTTCGAATGGTAACATGTACAATAGAAATGTTGTCAGTACGAAGTATTATGAAACCATGGGAGGAAGTGGCACAGGTAGCAGCGGGAAAAGCAGGGATAACGCAGAGAGCGTTTATCCCAAGGAATTTTCCTCCatagagagaaaagaaggcgAAGAAAGTTGTTCCCCCTACGGAATGGACGCGGGTGGAATGAAGAACAATGTGGAGCGGGCTTCACTGGGGGCTCTAAGCGTGGGCACGTTTGCAACGGATTGTAGCAACATatcaaaagaggaaaaggaaatattcgCGAAAATGATAGACGATCAGACCAAGAAGAATATAATTAATGGTGGAAATAGAAATGGTGCAAAAGACAGCGAGCCTTTCTGTATGGGCACGGGGAATTTCTCCATCCCGAGTAAGGACAACGCGTATTATACCAATGCGTATGTTCATGGAAAGAACGACAACAGCAGTGAAGTTGTGCCGTATAATCATGCAGATAGTGTTGTGtgtgaaaaggaaggtgTACCTACTAATCCATATTCGCATGGTAAGGACAACCAGATGGAAGTTACTAATTATTGCATTGGCGGCACAGTCGCTAATGGGGGAGGGAACCTACACGATGGtgatgggaaggaaagattGGCCAACTATCCCGATATGTTGATGGGAAATAAATGGAGTGACAATGTTCGGGGAAATGGTTTTCATGGAGGTGGTCATGATATCCAAGACGAAGACAAGTGCAGCACAGAAGACGTAATCTACATGGGGATGGAAACAAGTGGAAGTAGGGGAAATCAATACGAACGGGATAGTACAGATTGCCTATATGGAAAGAAGGACGATTTGAAGGCAATTGCTTATCATCAGGACATTTTCAACGatatagaaaatatgaatgatAGCACCACAGAATGTTCCTCCTCTGTGAAGGACATCCCTCAATTTGTTGCTAATCATTCTGGAGTTTATTCTAATAGGGTAATTGACAAGGAGGGTATTGTCATCACCTCGGGGCACTTTTCTTCCTATACGGATGCTAACAATTTGGAGTTTAAAAATTCTCCATCCACGAAAAGTTTCCatttggagaaggaaaagcagtTAATTTATGACAACAGGGGGAACATCCCTGTGGTGAGTAATGGCCCTAACTATGTTGaagaggagggagaaaaaaatgtattttctgAACTTGTTGGAGGTGAGCCGAATAAGGGCGGAATGGGTGTTTACTTGGCAGGAGGTTATAATAATGAGGCCCTTATCCCACCAGGCCGAAATAACAATCTGTTGGAGAAGAAGTGTGTAATGAGTGAGAAGAAGGTACAGGGAGGACCGATTAGCATGGAGGGTAGCACTCCTGTTGGTGATATGACAAGTAGCACCAATGGTAAGGGAGGTAGTCGAAATTACAACGCCAGTAATAGGGATTCCGTCCACGGCGAGGGGCACATCCCCAACGAGGCACTatacaagaagaagaatgaaacGACGCTAATAAAAGGCCAACTACCTGATTATagcagaaatgaaaaaaatgatgaatctTTGGAGGAATATTTTAAGAGTACAATTCCGGAGAACATTTTAAGGAATATAAAATACGAGAACCCAGTTAGCACTTTTAATGATATCGTAAGCAATAATACTCATTATGATTTGACTAGCGAATTGAGGAAGAGCAATCCAACGAACACGTATTATGGATCCGGTCGCAGTGGGGATAtgggggggaataaaaatggggaaacgATGAACAACTCTGGAGCGGCAGTTGCGAGCATGGGTATTAGAAGCAGAGGAGCAGTTGCGGAAGGGGCAGCTGTGGCGGGAGTACCGGCTATTGGGGGAAGAGATGCATACCATGTGCAAGCAGACAAGGGAGTGGATACCCGGGAAGACTCGCAGATGGCGCGAAGGCAGAACAACGGTAGTTACAACTACATGGGCAATAATAACTACCACGGGAGCGGTTACAACGGGAACGGATACAACGGGAACAGTTATAATGGGAACAGTTACAATGGGAACGGTTACAACGGGAACGGTTATAACGGAATGGTTAACAGAAGCACGAGAGTGTGCAATGAACCAGAATCGAATTACGCATCAGGTAAGAGGTACTACATGTTGCCGcccaaaaaatgtgatagCGTGAAGGATCAGAAGAACCAGATGCTGATGATTTCGAAGcagaaaattaagaaaatatGGAATAAGTTTAAGAGCGGTGCATCTAAAGAtcagaaccttattcctacgTTCGAGAATGAGCAAAATTTGTTCCCCAACATGGACGTTCTTCATGCGTCGAAAATGCAAGGGCAGGGGCTTAGCCAGATGGGTTCACAAATGGGAACTCAGATAGGTGGCACCCAAATGAACGCACAGATAAACGCGCATGGGACGCCGCAGATGCAAGCACAATTAGGTGTGGGCATACACCCGCAGGTGGCATCTCCACTGCATACTCAACTAGCGGGACATGTGCACAGCgatttttacggtgtgtcGGGTGGCTTCCAGACGTGCAAccaaggaggaggaggagtgATTGGCGTAGGTGGAGGTTCGTTGATGAGCCCTTTCAAGGAATGCATAAGCAAGCCGATACGTCGAGGGAGCAATGTGATAGAGAAACAAATAAAATCCAAGTGTATATACAACTGGAAGTTGGCGCAGAAATCTCTTCTGAAAATGTTACATAGTGCACACAACTACTATTTTAACGGAGTGCAATATGCAGATTGGCAATTGACATCTATCCCGACGTTAGGTTTTTCTAAGTCTAGTAACCGAGTGCAGCAGATGTACAAAGCGGTGATTCCTTCAAAGGATGGGAGCGGTAAGAATGAAGTGAAGCTGTTCTTGAAGAAGAtccctatatatatatggatcaAACAGTACAACTTAATGAATGAATACGATGGAGAGTACGTAACAGATGGGGAGAATTTCGTCATGGAGGCAACTTCCTTAGCCTTTTTGAATGAGTATCACCCAGGGATAACTCCCAAGTTGCACCGAATTTTATACGAGCCCGATGGGAAGGAACCATCTGAGTACAACATTCCACCTAAGTCCATGTTTAACAGTTTAGCCTTGTTCAATGATATTCTGACTGAACGCTTAAAATGCAACATAAGTGGCAACATTGTTATCGTATCTGAATTTTTCAGTGAAGACATTTTAGATTTTATCGACCGAAGGCAGAAGAAgttaaatatgaaaataagCAACAATGAGAAAAGCTACATTCTATATCAGTGCTTGAAGTTACTAATAAGATTACATGATGCAGGTTTATCGCACTTAGATTTAACtccagaaaatattttaatttccgAAAGTTATGAGATGCGTTTATGTGATTTGTCTAAAAGTACTCCAATATATACGTACAATTTGAGGCACGTAAAGGATGTGAATCGGTTGTATTTGTTTGAGTCGTGTGAACCTACCATTGCTAAAGGAGCTTATATGCCGCCCGAATGTTGGAAGATTTATTGGAAATATGATACGATGAAGATTAAGAATCCGCTGAGGGATTTAAAGAACATCACCGATCAGGAGAAACGGAAACAATTTTACTTTGACGTATCGAGTGCGGACAAGTTTATGTTgggtgtcttttttttttggatatGGACCAATGGGAATTTGTGGAAATGCTCCGACCCGTTACAGGACGAAGACTTTTTCTACTTTGTCAAGTGCGACATGAATTTTGACAAGTTCGAGTTGACGCGCAAGTGGCCGAGCGATCTGAAGAACATCATCAAG CAACTGTTACACGCGGAGCACAGGAAGAAGCTGAACCTGAAGGACCTGAGCATGCACCCCTGGTGGTCCTGTAAGTTGCAGTGA
- a CDS encoding phosphatidic acid phosphatase 2, putative: protein MITIYAPTLLTFGQLITTARCINLASFLSFWGWGGISPPDQNGTEKNNKNGQDTEKLKKQVDDYLDEKIKINLRSKKMSYLKPIFINPETEIHYYLRSDGNYDELYAKYPLCEAKYKIADKLKGLSIFQKIMNNNKKLALLKTCIMEMYGLLYVTLRNTNDIFSVVATVYGYIPYAFMLATLLGFLLTSNNMLLYFVFIIPTQLTINDIILKNILKMSRPIHSALQSYGMPSGHSSFSFSLLTFLILHLLEAKKDKWTIMACILAIILLLPIPWSRVYIQDHTLYQVIFGSLLGFIIGVVFYMIKKQFLKQKDNTK, encoded by the coding sequence ATGATAACCATCTATGCACCGACATTACTAACTTTCGGGCAATTAATAACAACAGCCAGATGCATCAACCTGGCAAGCTTCCTCTCCTTCTGGGGGTGGGGTGGAATATCACCACCAGATCAAAATGGAACGGAGAAGAATAATAAGAATGGTCAGGAtacagaaaaattgaaaaaacaaGTGGATGACTACTTGGACGAGAAGATAAAGATTAACCTGCGCAGTAAGAAAATGAGCTATTTAAAGCCTATATTTATAAATCCCGAGACGGAAATTCATTACTACCTTAGAAGTGATGGCAATTACGATGAGCTCTATGCCAAGTACCCCCTATGTGAAGCTAAGTACAAAATAGCAGATAAATTAAAAGGTCTTAGTATATTCcagaaaattatgaacaacaATAAAAAGCTAGCCCTACTGAAGACATGCATAATGGAGATGTATGGTCTCCTATACGTTACTCTCAGGAACACCAACGACATTTTCTCCGTGGTTGCTACTGTGTATGGGTACATACCATATGCATTCATGCTTGCAACATTACTAGGGTTCCTACTAACTTCTAACAATATGTTGCTTTACTTTGTTTTTATTATCCCTACCCAGTTGACAATAAACGATATTATATTGAAGAATATTCTAAAAATGAGTAGACCGATTCATAGTGCACTACAGTCTTATGGAATGCCATCCGGACAtagttccttttctttcagtTTACTGACCTTCCTGATACTGCATCTGCTGGAGGCTAAGAAGGATAAGTGGACCATAATGGCCTGCATCCTTGCTATCATTCTCCTCTTACCAATACCTTGGAGTCGTGTTTACATCCAGGATCATACCCTGTATCAGGTTATCTTTGGCAGTCTGTTGGGATTCATCATTGGTGTCGTGTTCTACATGATAAAGAAGCAATTTCTGAAACAGAAGGATAACACCAAGTAG